The Apibacter raozihei genome contains a region encoding:
- the citC gene encoding [citrate (pro-3S)-lyase] ligase gives MSNYNSYTIRKIELKPQGGNIKNIKKFLEKNDLEISHDILFFITIEKNEDIIACGGISEGGIIKCVAIDKKERGKGLVLKLMTELIYIGYDLGYTELFLYTKPENEKMFKACGFTKIETVPGLVVLMENTQNGLLNYCKKLKENSKNIKGKKIGSIVLNTNPFTLGHQYLIEKSASECDWVHVFIVKEDASYFSYRDRFNLVAEGVKHIKNITLHEGSRYIISRATFPTYFLKDEDVVEKSYLELDLKIFRRFIGPALRITHRFVGSEPFSGVTNQYNEAMKYWLEKDDSNYPKITVEIKERKLLQDIPISASRVRELYFKGDVENIKKLVPKVTYEYLRNRNNNTNKQQWK, from the coding sequence ATGAGCAATTATAATTCTTATACAATTAGAAAAATAGAACTAAAACCACAAGGCGGAAATATAAAAAACATTAAAAAATTTTTGGAAAAAAATGATTTGGAAATAAGCCATGATATTCTATTCTTTATTACAATTGAAAAAAATGAAGACATAATTGCTTGCGGAGGAATTTCAGAAGGTGGTATTATAAAATGTGTAGCCATAGATAAAAAGGAAAGAGGGAAAGGATTAGTACTTAAACTCATGACAGAACTTATCTACATAGGATATGACTTAGGTTACACAGAATTATTTTTATATACTAAACCCGAAAATGAAAAGATGTTTAAAGCCTGTGGATTTACCAAAATAGAAACAGTACCAGGATTGGTGGTTTTAATGGAAAATACACAAAACGGATTACTAAATTATTGTAAAAAATTAAAAGAAAACAGTAAAAATATAAAAGGAAAAAAAATAGGAAGCATTGTATTAAATACAAATCCATTTACACTAGGACATCAATATTTGATTGAAAAATCGGCCTCAGAGTGTGATTGGGTACATGTATTTATCGTAAAAGAAGATGCTTCCTATTTTTCTTACCGGGATAGATTTAATCTCGTAGCAGAAGGGGTGAAACATATAAAAAATATAACCTTGCATGAAGGTTCCCGATATATCATTTCACGAGCAACATTTCCAACTTATTTTCTTAAAGATGAAGATGTTGTGGAAAAAAGCTATTTAGAATTAGATTTGAAAATATTTAGACGTTTTATAGGTCCGGCTTTGCGCATCACACATAGGTTTGTCGGAAGTGAACCATTCTCAGGAGTAACGAATCAATATAACGAAGCCATGAAATACTGGTTGGAAAAAGACGATTCAAATTATCCAAAAATAACGGTAGAAATTAAAGAACGTAAACTTTTACAGGATATTCCTATATCAGCATCCAGAGTGAGAGAGCTTTATTTTAAAGGAGATGTTGAGAACATAAAAAAATTGGTTCCTAAAGTAACCTATGAATATCTGCGAAACAGAAATAATAACACAAATAAACAACAATGGAAATAA